From Megalobrama amblycephala isolate DHTTF-2021 linkage group LG8, ASM1881202v1, whole genome shotgun sequence, the proteins below share one genomic window:
- the cfap52 gene encoding cilia- and flagella-associated protein 52, whose translation MAEDTQEVPQLALEAVIGFNGHVFSGLKVHPDREHIIYPLGCTVIIKSLRSGKQDFLHGHTNNVSCISVSKSGRYIASGQVTFMGFKADVIIWDYEKKEIYARLVLHKAKVEDLSFSPNDKYLVSLGGQDDASIVVWNIESKEAICGSPASAQSAGHCLTIEYTNLNDEIFVSAGNGTLRVWELDLPNRKIRPTECQTGQLKRIVKCLEIPNDDSYFYCGTTSGDILKVNLKTRLLNSCGPVKQKFSKGVNTLKVLKTGDILVGSGDGMLTLCSGGNFKTIKSVQLEGGVTSVALRGDGHQFYVGTEAAQIYSLGYADFKPELIATNHNSAVKDVAFPFGTSELFATCSQNDIRVWHSESSKELLRIIVPNITCNALGFMQDGRSIFSAWNDGKIRVFTPESGKLRLIIHNAHSMGVTAIAATNDCKRIVSGGGEGQVRVWEIFQKSYRLVETMKEHKATVNCIKIKSNDKECVTASSDGACIIWDLVRFVRNQMVLANTLFSVVCYNPEEFQIITSGTDRKIGYWEVYDGSAIRELEGSLSGAINGMHISEDGKYFVTGGDDKLLKLWHYSDGEVTHVGIGHSGSITNVRICPNSRYIVSTSADGAILRWKYPQPS comes from the exons ATGGCAGAAGACACACAAGAAGTCCCTCAACTCGCATTAGAGGCTGTTATTGGGTTTAATG GGCATGTGTTTTCTGGACTCAAAGTGCATCCAGACAGAGAACATATTATTTATCCTCTTGGCTGCACTGTTATTATTAAGAGTCTGAGAAGTGGAAAACAAGATTTCCTTCATGGCCACACGAACAACGTCTCTTGCATTTCTGTGTCTAAAAGTGGACGCTATATTGCATCTGGACAGGTCACTTTCATGGGCTTTAAG GCTGATGTTATTATATGGGACTATGAGAAGAAGGAGATTTATGCTCGTCTTGTGCTCCATAAAGCTAAAGTTGAAGATCTTAGCTTCTCCCCAAATGATAAGTATCTAGTGTCTCTGGGTGGACAAGATGATGCCAG TATCGTTGTGTGGAACATCGAGAGTAAGGAGGCTATATGTGGCAGTCCTGCTTCAGCACAGAGTGCTGGTCACTGCCTCACCATAGAGTAcaccaacctgaatgatgaaatCTTTGTTTCTGCTGGAAA TGGAACTCTACGTGTCTGGGAGCTCGATTTACCCAACAGAAAGATTCGGCCCACAGAATGTCAGACTGGACAGCTCAAGAGAATTGTCAAATGCCTTGAG ATCCCAAATGATGATAGTTATTTCTACTGTGGAACTACAAGTGGGGATATTCTGAAAGTGAACCTGAAGACTAGGTTGCTCAACAGCTGTGGACCTGTTAAACAAAAATTCAGCAAG GGAGTGAACACTCTTAAAGTCTTAAAAACCGGTGATATTTTAGTGGGATCAGGAGATGGGATGTTGACTTTGTGCTCAGGAGGGAATTTCAAAACCATTAA GAGTGTTCAATTGGAGGGAGGGGTGACTTCAGTAGCCTTGCGTGGAGATGGACACCAGTTCTACGTCGGGACAGAGGCAGCACAGATCTATAGTTTAGGCTATGCCGACTTCAAACCAGAGCTCATTGCTACAAATCACAACAGTGCTGTAAAGGATGTGGCCTTTCCTTT TGGGACGTCAGAGCTCTTTGCCACCTGTTCACAGAACGATATACGAGTGTGGCATTCTGAGTCCTCCAAGGAACTTCTGCGTATCATAGTGCCCAACATAACATGCAACGCTCTGGGCTTTATGCAAGATGGCAGGAGCATCTTCAGTG CTTGGAACGATGGGAAAATTCGTGTGTTCACTCCAGAGAGTGGGAAGCTGAGGCTGATAATTCATAATGCCCACAGTATGGGAGTGACTGCCATAGCAGCAACCAATGACTGCAAGAGGATTGTCAGCGGAGGGGGAGAAGGACAG gtgagagtcTGGGAGATATTCCAGAAATCTTATCGACTCGTTGAGACCATGAAGGAGCACAAAGCCACAGTTAACtgtattaaaatcaagagtaaCGACAAGGAGTGTGTGACGGCCAGCTCTGATGGAGCCTGCATCATCTGGGACCTGGT GAGGTTTGTCAGAAATCAAATGGTCTTGGCCAATACCCTGTTCAGTGTTGTATGTTACAACCCTGAGGAATTCCAGATCATCACCAGTGGCACTGACAGAAAG ATTGGCTACTGGGAGGTATATGATGGTTCAGCAATCAGAGAACTTGAGGGCTCCTTGTCCGGAGCTATAAATGGCATGCACATTTCCGAGGATGGAAAATATTTTGTGACTG GTGGAGATGACAAACTACTGAAGCTCTGGCACTATTCAGATGGAGAAGTGACCCACGTTGGCATTGGGCACAGTGGAAGCATCACAAATGTGAGGATTTGTCCCAACAGCAGATATATTGTCAGCACCAGTGCCGATGGAGCTATCCTAAGGTGGAAATACCCACAGCCCTCATAG